A genome region from Nicotiana tabacum cultivar K326 chromosome 13, ASM71507v2, whole genome shotgun sequence includes the following:
- the LOC142168087 gene encoding uncharacterized protein LOC142168087, with protein MSKLLSLSEGGMYFSKNRCVNGSQVKGVSSDPLDLDNFTEEQTTVIQVNAKAKHLLYNAICGEVYEKISSFETAKEIWDKLEVTYEGTNKVKETRINLLGRDYELFQMKYGELVEEIFSRFSKILGDLKYFGRPIRSGE; from the exons ATGTCGAAGCTCCTCTCTCTCTCCGAAGGTGGTATGTACTTCTCCAAGAACagatgtgtaaatggatcccaagtcaagggag TATCATCTGATCCTCTTGACTTAGATAATTTCACTGAAGAACAAACAACCGTTATTCAAGTGAATGCTAAGGCTAAACATCTCCTATACAACGCCATATGCGGTGAAGTGTATGAAAAGATATCAAGCTTTGAAACTGCTAAAGAAATATGGGATAAGTTAGAAGTTACCTATGAAGGAACCAACAAAGTGAAGGAAACAAGAATAAATCTCCTGGGGCGTGACTATGAATTATTTCAAATGAAATACGGAGAACTAGTTGAAGAAATATTCTCTCGATTCAGCAAAATTCTTGGGGATTTAAAATATTTTGGTAGACCAATCAGAAGTGGAGAATAA